A single Hippopotamus amphibius kiboko isolate mHipAmp2 chromosome 5, mHipAmp2.hap2, whole genome shotgun sequence DNA region contains:
- the SCART1 gene encoding LOW QUALITY PROTEIN: scavenger receptor cysteine-rich domain-containing protein SCART1 (The sequence of the model RefSeq protein was modified relative to this genomic sequence to represent the inferred CDS: inserted 1 base in 1 codon), with protein MRAALWALGLGALLLTVRAVPTGGPSGLRLAYRHSLCDGVVLVRHEGEWGHVCNQEWTLNEASVVCRQLGCGRAVGAPKYVPLPGELAQPWLHNVSCRGDESSLWGCSLGAWARSPCPYEWVVVALCSNGTFREVRLVKGRSPCAGLPEIRNVNGVDRLCGLHQEEAMVFCRELGCGPALQASRQDAGVTRKYMTCGGSEPTIRNCRLNNKFRSGCDFQHDAQVVCAGHTEARLVGGEHPCAGRLEVRRGLTWGTVCDTDLDLATAHVVCRELQCGVAVSTPGRAHFGRGSGPVWTEAFRCVGNESLLFHCPRGPGRQCGHGQDAGLRCSEFRLVNGSGACEGRVELQIQGAWAPLCAAHWDLADATVLCHQLSCGNAVATPPGGHFGDGDSTIWPDVFHCVGTEPYLWNCPQRTLGAPACAPGDAATAVCSGLPNALRLREGQSRCDGRVEVSLDGVWGRVLDDAWDLRAAAVVCRQLGCGEPEGAYEAAAPARGAVPLGLSRARCLGPETRLTQCNVSASPLVLAAASRDAGVLCSGRCRPGPPPSPRGGLRVRLAAGPDRCAGRVEVLRGGAWGTVCDDGWDLRAAHVVCRQLGCGQALSAPGAAHFGAGAGRIWLDELGCEGHEPALWRCRSGGWGRHDCGHKEDAGVYCSGSVALRLRGDAGHCVGWLDVFYNGTWGAVCSNALKDTSLSVICKQLGXWGAGLGAEQARPHWPGHLLGGQRPVPQAARLHAVAVPLGSVAPALLRPRGGGSSEQTTQDSGEALHCSSTGSCPEEGALRVRGGEARCSGRVELWHAGSWGTVCDDSWDLADAEVACRQLGCGRAVSALAGAAFGPGSGPVWLDEVGCRGTEASLGGCPAEPWGRGDCGHKEDAGVRCSGDGGASTLPPASGRPPAPLPAAEAGTLPMTFCLVLGTLLLVILLVLGTQWFRGRGDCGGSGMLGDLPSEGVYEDIGAVPVGEKDAGPGVSQALVLEEQYDDVGEPEDGPEEGDAEEGAPLSSTGVHLCALASLALFLLYCCYAQGSAAASPYI; from the exons ATGAGGGCAGCGCTCTGGGCCTTGGGGCTGGGCGCCCTTCTCCTCACCGTCAGGGCCGTCCCCACCG GTGGACCCAGCGGCCTGCGGCTGGCCTACAGGCACAGTCTGTGTGACGGGGTGGTGCTGGTCCGGCACGAAGGAGAGTGGGGACACGTGTGCAACCAGGAGTGGACGCTGAACGAGGCATCCGTggtctgcaggcagctgggctgtggccgTGCTGTGGGCGCCCCCAAGTACGTCCCGCTGCCCGGAGAGTTGGCACAGCCCTGGCTCCACAACGTGTCCTGCAGGGGTGATGAGTCCTCCCTCTGGGGGTGCAGCCTGGGGGCGTGGGCACGGAGCCCATGCCCCTACGAGTGGGTGGTGGTTGCTCTGTGTTCCA ACGGCACTTTCCGGGAGGTCCGGCTGGTGAAGGGCCGCAGCCCCTGCGCAGGGCTCCCCGAGATCAGGAACGTGAACGGCGTGGACCGCCTCTGCGGCCTGCACCAGGAGGAGGCCATGGTGTTCTGCCGGGAGCTGGGGTGCGGCCCCGCGCTGCAGGCTTCCCGCCAAGATGCCGGCGTCACCAGGAAGTACATGACCTGCGGGGGCAGCGAGCCCACCATCCGGAACTGCAGACTGAACAACAAGTTCCGCAGCGGCTGCGACTTCCAGCACGACGCCCAGGTGGTCTGCGCAG GGCACACAGAGGCCCGGCTGGTGGGCGGCGAGCACCCCTGTGCCGGGCGCCTGGAGGTGAGGCGAGGCCTGACCTGGGGCACCGTCTGCGACACCGACCTGGACCTGGCCACGGCCCACGTGGTGTGCCGGGAGCTGCAGTGCGGTGTGGCCGTGTCCACACCCGGGCGCGCCCACTTTGGCCGGGGCTCGGGCCCCGTGTGGACGGAGGCCTTCCGCTGTGTGGGGAACGAGTCCCTGCTGTTCCACTGCCCTCGGGGGCCCGGGCGCCAGTGCGGGCACGGCCAGGATGCCGGGCTCCGGTGCTCAG AGTTCCGGCTGGTCAACGGCAGCGGTGCCTGCGAGGGGCGTGTGGAGCTCCAGATTCAGGGGGCCTGGGCGCCCCTCTGTGCTGCCCACTGGGACTTAGCAGATGCCACGGTCCTCTGCCACCAGCTCAGCTGTGGCAACGCGGTGGCCACACCCCCGGGAGGCCATTTTGGGGACGGGGACTCAACCATCTGGCCCGACGTGTTCCACTGCGTGGGGACAGAGCCCTATTTGTGGAACTGCCCCCAGCGCACCCTGGGGGCCCCAGCCTGTGCCCCCGGCGACGCCGCCACTGCCGTCTGCTCAG GTCTCCCCAACGCCCTGCGGCTGAGGGAGGGACAGAGCCGCTGCGACGGCCGCGTGGAGGTATCCCTGGACGGGGTGTGGGGCCGCGTCCTGGACGACGCGTGGGACCTGCGCGCCGCGGCCGTCGTATGCCGGCAGCTGGGCTGCGGAGAGCCGGAGGGCGCCTACGAGGCGGCGGCGCCCGCGCGCGGGGCCGTCCCGCTGGGGCTGAGCCGCGCGCGCTGCCTGGGCCCCGAGACCCGCCTGACGCAGTGCAACGTGTCCGCGTCCCCGCTGGTGCTCGCGGCGGCCTCGCGGGACGCGGGCGTCCTGTGCTCCGGTAGGTGCAGGCCcggccccccgccctccccgcggG GGGGCCTCCGGGTGCGGCTGGCCGCCGGACCCGATCGCTGCGCGGGGCGCGTGGAGGTGCTCCGGGGGGGCGCGTGGGGCACCGTGTGTGACGACGGCTGGGACCTGCGGGCCGCGCACGTGGTTTGCCGGCAGCTGGGCTGCGGCCAGGCTCTCAGCGCCCCGGGGGCCGCGCACTTCGGGGCTGGGGCCGGGCGCATCTGGCTGGACGAGCTGGGCTGCGAAGGCCACGAGCCTGCGCTGTGGCGGTGCCGGTCGGGGGGCTGGGGCCGGCATGACTGCGGGCACAAGGAGGACGCCGGCGTCTACTGCTCAG GATCTGTGGCCCTGAGGCTTCGAGGTGACGCCGGGCACTGTGTGGGGTGGCTGGACGTGTTCTACAATGGGACGTGGGGCGCCGTGTGCAGTAACGCGCTGAAGGACACCTCCTTGTCCGTCATCTGCAAGCAGCTGG TGTGGGGCGCAGGGCTGGGTGCAGAGCAGGCCCGTCCACACTGGCCTGGGCACCTCCTGGGTGGACAACGTCCAGTGCCGCAGGCTGCGAGACTCCACGCTGTGGCAGTGCCCCTCGGCTCCGTGGCACCCGCGCTCCTGCGCCCGCGGGGAGGAG GATCCTCGGAGCAAACGACACAGGATTCCGGGGAGGCCCTCCATTGCTCCTCGACCGGCAGCTGCCCAG AGGAGGGCGCGCTGCGCGTGCGCGGAGGGGAGGCCCGCTGCTCGGGCcgcgtggagctctggcacgccGGCTCCTGGGGCACCGTGTGCGACGACTCCTGGGACCTGGCGGACGCCGAGGTCGCGTGTCGCCAGCTGGGCTGCGGCCGGGCTGTGAGCGCCCTGGCGGGGGCCGCCTTCGGGCCGGGCTCGGGGCCCGTGTGGCTGGACGAGGTGGGGTGCCGGGGTACCGAGGCGTCCCTGGGGGGCTGCCCCGCGGAGCCGTGGGGCCGCGGAGACTGCGGGCACAAGGAGGACGCCGGCGTGCGCTGCTCCG GCGACGGAGGGGCCTCGACCCTGCCCCCGGCATCAG GCCGTCCTCCGGCCCCTCTACCTGCCGCTGAGGCTGGGACTCTGCCCATGACCTTCTGCCTGGTCCTCGGCACCCTCCTGCTGGTCATCTTACTGGTCCTGGGGACACAGTGGTTCCGGGGCAGGGGAGACTGCGGGG GTTCCGGAATGTTGGGGGATCTGCCCTCAGAAGGTGTTTACGAGGACATTGGAGCTGTCCCCGTGGGGGAGAAGGACGCGGGGCCTGGAGTGTCCCAGGCCCTGGTGCTGGAGGAGCAGTACGACGACGTGGGGGAGCCCGAGGATGGCCCCGAGGAGGGGGATGCGGAGGAGGGGGCCCCCCTGAGCTCCACGGGTGTGCACCTCTGCGCCTTGGCGTCCCTGGCGCTTTTCCTGCTGTACTGCTGCTACGCCCAGGGCTCTGCTGCGGCCAGCCCCTACATCTAA